Proteins encoded together in one Aurantiacibacter aquimixticola window:
- a CDS encoding DUF2177 family protein: MLKWIIAYIAAAVAFGALDSVWLRWASDNLYRPVIGEIMAESFRMGPAIAFYLIYIGGMTWFAIRPGLETGNVFTAALNGAILGFVCYATFDFTSQAVMKVWAWHISIADIAWGTFATSIASTIACGAALRLA, translated from the coding sequence ATGTTGAAGTGGATTATCGCCTATATCGCCGCTGCGGTGGCCTTCGGCGCGCTGGATTCGGTGTGGCTGCGCTGGGCGTCGGACAATCTCTATCGCCCCGTGATCGGGGAAATCATGGCGGAAAGCTTCCGCATGGGTCCGGCAATCGCCTTCTATCTGATCTATATCGGCGGGATGACGTGGTTCGCGATCCGCCCCGGGCTGGAAACCGGCAACGTGTTTACCGCGGCGCTGAACGGCGCGATCCTTGGGTTCGTGTGTTACGCGACCTTCGACTTCACCAGCCAGGCGGTGATGAAGGTGTGGGCGTGGCATATTAGCATTGCCGATATCGCCTGGGGCACGTTCGCCACCAGCATCGCAAGCACAATCGCATGCGGGGCCGCGCTCAGACTCGCCTGA
- a CDS encoding exodeoxyribonuclease VII small subunit — translation MGEHAPNIADMSFEQALKALEDTVRRLEGGEVPLDESIALYERGEALRRHCQARLDAAQARIERIVAGPDGKPTGTQPFDAE, via the coding sequence ATGGGAGAACACGCTCCGAATATCGCCGACATGAGTTTCGAGCAGGCCTTGAAAGCTCTCGAAGACACTGTGCGCCGCCTCGAAGGCGGTGAAGTGCCGCTCGATGAAAGTATCGCGCTTTACGAACGTGGCGAGGCCCTGCGGCGGCATTGCCAGGCGCGGCTCGACGCGGCCCAGGCGCGGATCGAGAGGATCGTCGCCGGGCCGGATGGCAAGCCGACCGGCACACAACCCTTCGATGCCGAATAG
- a CDS encoding polyprenyl synthetase family protein — MGLVIADDVLGRGLQRIQREVDDAFDGLLPVPEDSSATLVEAMRYAAIGGGKRVRPLLLVSVAEMYGASRAAAVYAGCAIEAIHVYSLIHDDLPCMDDDDLRHGKPTLHRKYDEAIAVLAGDSLHALAFEILGGMKVSEDPFIRAELVHALASASGHKGMAGGQVMDIAAESAKGELDLHTITRLQQLKTGALLGAAVEMGAVLGKVPEEGRAHLRAYARDIGLAFQIADDLLDEEGDEEVAGKALRKDADAGKATFVSLMGIDDARAQAKALSEQAIGHLSQHGEEADLLRALARFIVERDR, encoded by the coding sequence ATGGGGCTAGTGATCGCGGACGACGTGCTCGGCAGGGGACTTCAGCGCATCCAGCGCGAGGTGGACGACGCCTTCGATGGGCTGCTGCCCGTGCCAGAAGACAGCAGCGCGACACTTGTCGAGGCCATGCGCTATGCCGCCATCGGCGGCGGCAAGCGGGTGCGACCGCTGTTGCTGGTGTCCGTGGCGGAGATGTACGGGGCGAGCCGCGCGGCGGCGGTCTATGCAGGATGCGCGATTGAAGCGATCCACGTCTATTCGCTGATCCACGACGACTTGCCCTGCATGGACGATGACGATCTGCGCCACGGCAAGCCGACCCTGCACAGGAAATATGACGAGGCCATCGCAGTGCTGGCGGGCGATTCCCTCCACGCGCTGGCCTTCGAGATTTTAGGCGGAATGAAGGTCAGCGAAGATCCATTTATTCGCGCCGAGCTGGTCCACGCGCTCGCTTCCGCCAGCGGCCACAAGGGCATGGCGGGCGGCCAGGTGATGGACATCGCTGCTGAGAGCGCGAAGGGCGAGCTCGATCTGCACACCATCACACGGCTGCAGCAGCTGAAGACCGGCGCGCTGCTCGGCGCGGCAGTCGAAATGGGCGCGGTGCTCGGCAAGGTGCCCGAAGAGGGCAGAGCGCATCTGCGCGCCTATGCCCGCGATATCGGCCTCGCCTTCCAGATCGCCGACGATTTGCTGGATGAGGAAGGTGACGAAGAAGTGGCGGGCAAGGCGCTTCGCAAGGATGCCGATGCGGGCAAGGCGACTTTCGTTTCGCTGATGGGGATCGATGATGCCCGCGCACAGGCAAAAGCTCTGTCCGAGCAAGCCATCGGACATCTGTCCCAGCATGGCGAGGAAGCGGACCTGCTGCGCGCGCTCGCTCGCTTCATCGTGGAGCGGGATCGGTGA
- the coaD gene encoding pantetheine-phosphate adenylyltransferase, translating into MSAKTTQGRIGIYPGTFDPVTLGHADIIRRGSKLVDTLIVGVTTNPSKNPMFTPDERIAMMRAEVERLALDNVEIQGFDALLMKFADHVGAGVIIRGLRAVADFEYEYQMAGMNQQIDDSIETVFLMADISLQPIASKLVKEIALYGGDITPFVAPPVKARVEERVAEIGRKGEY; encoded by the coding sequence GTGAGCGCGAAGACGACACAGGGGCGCATCGGCATTTATCCCGGCACGTTCGATCCCGTCACGCTTGGCCATGCGGACATCATCCGGCGGGGCAGCAAGCTGGTCGACACGCTGATCGTCGGCGTCACGACCAATCCGAGCAAGAACCCGATGTTCACGCCCGACGAGCGGATCGCAATGATGCGCGCGGAGGTCGAGCGGCTCGCCCTCGACAATGTCGAGATACAAGGCTTCGACGCGCTGCTGATGAAATTCGCCGACCATGTGGGTGCGGGCGTCATCATTCGCGGCCTGCGCGCGGTCGCTGATTTCGAATACGAATATCAGATGGCCGGCATGAACCAGCAGATCGACGATTCGATCGAGACGGTCTTCCTGATGGCCGATATCTCGCTTCAACCCATTGCCAGCAAGCTGGTGAAGGAAATCGCGCTGTACGGCGGTGACATCACACCTTTCGTCGCGCCGCCGGTGAAAGCCCGCGTGGAAGAGCGTGTTGCCGAGATCGGCCGGAAGGGTGAATACTGA
- a CDS encoding peptidylprolyl isomerase codes for MFRTLALSAAAAIAFSTPAAAQDTALTPAVDTVAETNTTARRLPVTVNFDMAQEQENILLLDLSTGERVAIRLVPEWAPNHVERIKTLTRQGFYNGVIFHRVIDGFMAQTGDPTGTGGGNSELPDLEEEFNYLPHVRGSVSMARADDEDSANSQFFIVFYPTFALDRNYTNFGRVISNMPAVDAIARGEPPINPTRVLQASIAADGLPQAMPQAVQVEEEITLDMLNAPVGE; via the coding sequence ATGTTTCGCACCCTCGCGCTTTCCGCCGCTGCGGCCATCGCCTTTTCGACGCCTGCCGCCGCACAGGACACGGCACTGACGCCGGCCGTAGACACGGTGGCCGAAACAAACACCACGGCGCGGCGCCTGCCTGTTACCGTCAACTTCGACATGGCGCAGGAGCAGGAGAATATTCTGCTTCTCGACCTATCGACAGGCGAGCGTGTGGCAATCCGCCTCGTCCCCGAATGGGCGCCCAACCATGTCGAGCGGATCAAGACGCTCACGCGTCAGGGTTTCTACAACGGCGTGATCTTCCACCGTGTGATCGACGGCTTCATGGCGCAAACCGGCGATCCGACCGGCACGGGCGGCGGCAATAGCGAGCTGCCCGACCTGGAGGAGGAGTTCAATTACCTGCCGCACGTGCGCGGCAGTGTTTCGATGGCGCGCGCCGATGATGAAGACAGCGCGAACAGCCAGTTCTTCATCGTGTTCTACCCGACCTTCGCGCTGGACCGGAATTACACCAATTTCGGCCGCGTGATCTCGAACATGCCCGCCGTGGATGCCATTGCGCGGGGTGAGCCGCCCATCAATCCCACGCGGGTCTTGCAGGCGAGCATCGCGGCAGACGGACTCCCGCAGGCGATGCCGCAAGCAGTGCAGGTGGAAGAGGAAATCACGCTCGACATGCTGAACGCGCCGGTCGGGGAGTAA
- the queA gene encoding tRNA preQ1(34) S-adenosylmethionine ribosyltransferase-isomerase QueA, with protein sequence MKVDLFDFELPQELIALRPVRPRDAARLLVARGDASLEDRGVLDLPGLLEPGDLLVFNDTRVIPAQLEGRRGEAKIGATLHKRIDLRRWQAFIRNAKRLREGDTIAFGGDVEAVAEQRHADGSFTLGFAGDEPVEVMLERAGRMPLPPYIAGKRTTDERDREDYQTMFAREDGAVAAPTAALHFTPRLIEALEARGVKRETLTLHVGAGTFLPVKAEDTDDHAMHAEFGRIEADTAKRLNAAREAGGRLIAVGTTSLRLLESAADADGVIQPFAADTDIFITPGYRFRAADGLMTNFHLPKSTLMMLVSALMGRERMMTVYAHAIAERYRFYSYGDSSLLIP encoded by the coding sequence GTGAAAGTCGACCTTTTCGATTTCGAGCTACCGCAAGAGCTGATTGCGCTGCGCCCGGTGCGGCCGCGCGATGCGGCGCGCTTGCTGGTTGCGCGTGGCGATGCTTCGCTGGAAGATCGCGGCGTCCTGGACCTCCCCGGCCTGCTCGAACCAGGCGATCTGCTCGTTTTCAACGATACTCGGGTGATCCCCGCGCAGCTGGAAGGCAGGCGGGGAGAAGCGAAGATCGGTGCCACGCTGCACAAGCGGATCGATCTGAGGCGCTGGCAGGCGTTCATCCGCAATGCAAAGCGTTTGCGCGAAGGTGACACGATTGCATTCGGCGGCGATGTCGAGGCCGTGGCGGAGCAGCGGCATGCCGATGGCTCCTTCACGCTTGGCTTCGCGGGCGATGAGCCGGTCGAGGTGATGCTTGAGCGGGCGGGGCGCATGCCGCTGCCGCCCTATATCGCCGGCAAGCGCACCACGGACGAGCGGGACCGCGAGGATTATCAGACGATGTTCGCGCGGGAGGATGGTGCCGTTGCCGCGCCCACCGCTGCACTGCATTTCACGCCGCGGCTGATCGAGGCATTGGAAGCGCGAGGGGTGAAGCGCGAAACGCTCACGCTGCATGTCGGCGCGGGCACATTCCTGCCGGTAAAGGCCGAGGATACGGACGATCACGCCATGCACGCCGAGTTCGGGCGGATAGAGGCGGACACGGCGAAACGCCTGAACGCCGCGCGGGAGGCCGGTGGCAGGCTGATCGCGGTCGGCACGACGAGCCTGCGTCTGCTCGAAAGCGCCGCCGATGCAGATGGCGTGATCCAGCCGTTCGCGGCGGACACTGACATCTTCATCACGCCCGGTTACCGATTCCGTGCGGCGGATGGCCTCATGACCAACTTCCACCTGCCGAAATCGACGCTGATGATGCTGGTGAGCGCGCTGATGGGCCGCGAGCGAATGATGACGGTCTACGCCCACGCCATCGCCGAGCGATACCGGTTCTACAGCTATGGCGATTCCAGCCTGCTGATCCCCTGA
- a CDS encoding ABC transporter ATP-binding protein: protein MDEPILDIRGLEKTYRGGVKALDGVDLEIRRGEIFALLGPNGAGKTTLIGAVCGMVRPTGGMIRAFGMDMERHWKTARRKIGLVPQELSFDMFDKVQRQVRFSRGMFGCPPDEARIEEVLRSLSLWDKRDVQIRELSGGMKRRVMIAKALSHDPELLFLDEPTAGVDVELRRDMWRQIDALRDRGVTIILTTHYIEEAEEMADRVGVINKGKVLLVDDKSAIMSKLGRTEAHFTLAEPMVNIPAALSDYPLTLEGEGTCLIYRGGDGTGKGKREVADLAQRLTREGVAFIGLDTRESTLEDIFVDLVEDKEEQAA from the coding sequence ATGGACGAACCCATCCTCGACATTCGCGGCCTCGAAAAGACGTATCGCGGCGGCGTAAAGGCGCTCGACGGGGTCGATCTGGAAATCCGGCGCGGGGAGATCTTCGCGCTTCTGGGCCCCAATGGCGCAGGCAAGACGACGCTGATCGGCGCCGTCTGCGGCATGGTGCGACCCACCGGCGGCATGATCCGGGCGTTTGGCATGGACATGGAGCGTCACTGGAAGACGGCGCGCCGCAAGATCGGACTGGTGCCGCAGGAACTCAGCTTCGACATGTTTGACAAGGTGCAGCGCCAAGTGCGCTTTTCGCGCGGCATGTTCGGCTGCCCGCCGGACGAAGCGCGGATCGAGGAAGTGCTGCGCAGCCTGAGCCTGTGGGACAAGCGTGACGTGCAGATCCGTGAGCTTTCGGGCGGCATGAAGCGGCGGGTGATGATCGCCAAGGCGCTGTCACACGACCCCGAGCTTCTTTTCCTCGACGAGCCGACCGCCGGTGTTGATGTCGAGCTGCGGCGCGATATGTGGCGGCAGATCGACGCGCTGCGCGATCGCGGCGTCACCATCATCCTTACCACGCATTATATCGAGGAGGCCGAGGAGATGGCCGATCGCGTGGGCGTCATCAATAAGGGCAAGGTGCTGCTGGTGGACGACAAGAGCGCAATCATGTCCAAGCTCGGCCGCACGGAAGCGCATTTCACGCTGGCCGAGCCGATGGTCAATATTCCGGCGGCGCTCTCCGACTACCCGCTGACGCTGGAAGGCGAGGGCACATGCCTGATCTATCGCGGCGGCGACGGGACGGGGAAGGGTAAGCGCGAGGTCGCCGATCTCGCCCAGCGCCTTACGCGAGAAGGTGTGGCTTTCATCGGGCTCGACACGCGCGAGAGCACGCTGGAAGATATTTTCGTCGACCTGGTGGAAGACAAAGAGGAGCAGGCGGCGTGA
- a CDS encoding ABC transporter permease, protein MTLNLRGAFAIFKNELMRMFRTAFGSILSPVITTSLYFIVFGAAIGGRMQEVDGIPYGAFIVPGLLMLTLLTESTSNASFGIYMPKFTGAIYELLSAPVGVVETLIGFVGAAAVKSLILATIILTTALLFVDYTIAHPFFAFVFILLVSASFSLFGFILGLWATSFEKLQIVPLLLLTPLTFLGGTFYSIDMLAEPWRTVALFNPIVYLVNGLRWTFFGRAEVDIGFSFGMTLLFLFICIAIIAWVFKTGWRLRE, encoded by the coding sequence GTGACTCTCAACCTTCGCGGCGCGTTCGCCATCTTCAAGAACGAGCTGATGCGGATGTTCCGCACCGCCTTCGGTTCGATCCTGTCGCCCGTGATCACGACGTCGCTTTATTTCATCGTCTTCGGCGCGGCGATCGGCGGGCGGATGCAGGAAGTGGACGGCATCCCCTACGGCGCATTCATTGTGCCGGGCCTCTTGATGCTCACCCTGCTGACCGAAAGCACCAGCAATGCGAGCTTCGGCATCTACATGCCCAAATTCACAGGTGCGATTTACGAGTTGCTCTCCGCGCCAGTAGGCGTGGTCGAGACGCTGATCGGCTTCGTCGGAGCGGCGGCGGTGAAGTCGCTGATCCTGGCGACGATAATCCTGACGACCGCGCTGCTTTTCGTCGATTACACGATTGCGCACCCATTCTTCGCTTTCGTCTTCATCCTACTGGTTTCCGCCAGTTTTTCCCTGTTCGGCTTCATCCTCGGACTTTGGGCGACGAGCTTCGAGAAGCTGCAGATCGTGCCGTTGCTGCTGCTGACGCCGCTCACCTTCCTTGGCGGCACCTTCTACTCGATCGACATGCTGGCGGAGCCGTGGCGCACCGTCGCGCTGTTCAATCCCATCGTCTACCTGGTGAACGGGCTGCGCTGGACGTTCTTCGGCCGCGCGGAAGTCGATATCGGTTTCAGCTTCGGCATGACGCTGCTCTTTCTCTTCATCTGCATCGCCATCATCGCATGGGTGTTCAAAACGGGCTGGCGCCTGCGCGAATAG